Proteins encoded in a region of the Pseudomonas sp. GOM7 genome:
- a CDS encoding OprD family porin: MLHASRQALPPVRLLCLAIAATTSSLANAAFIEDSSASLTATNIYLNRDFRQFDGQNKREEWGQGLWLDMKSGYTEGTVGFGLDAMGLLGIKLDSDKKRAGTDLLPVQDDGGTPDEFSRLSATAKVKISATELRYGSHVPELPVVKASDSRLLPQVFEGGLLTSSELQGLTFTGGRLDKVIDRASTNSEKMLLNSKNRRFAGGVEADHLDLAGLDYQFAKGITGRYYFADLDDIYNQHFFGLLTSHQLGTGTLNSDVRYIVSRDSGAANAGKVDNQAFNAMLSYGLGSHKFGLGFQKMGGDTGYAYIDGSDPFLVNFVQINDFANADERSWQARYDYNFASVGVPGLTFMTRYIRGDDAQIAGSDDRGGEWERDIEFKYVVQNGPLKDLYVRVRNASFRSDFARDADENRIIVGYTLPIW, from the coding sequence ATGTTGCATGCCTCTCGTCAGGCCCTGCCGCCTGTACGTCTGCTTTGCCTGGCCATTGCCGCCACTACCTCCTCCCTGGCCAACGCCGCCTTCATCGAAGACAGCAGCGCCAGCCTCACTGCCACCAACATCTACCTCAATCGTGACTTCCGCCAGTTCGACGGCCAGAACAAGCGCGAAGAATGGGGCCAGGGTCTGTGGCTGGACATGAAATCCGGCTACACCGAAGGCACCGTGGGCTTCGGCCTGGATGCCATGGGCTTGCTGGGGATCAAGCTCGACTCGGACAAGAAACGCGCTGGCACCGACCTGCTGCCCGTGCAGGACGATGGTGGCACCCCCGACGAATTCAGCCGCCTGAGCGCCACCGCCAAGGTGAAGATTTCCGCCACCGAACTGCGCTACGGCTCGCACGTGCCGGAGCTGCCGGTGGTCAAGGCCAGCGACAGCCGCCTGCTGCCGCAGGTATTCGAGGGCGGCCTGCTGACCTCCTCCGAACTCCAAGGCCTGACCTTCACCGGCGGTCGCCTGGACAAGGTGATCGACCGTGCTTCGACCAACTCCGAGAAGATGCTGCTCAACAGCAAGAACCGCCGCTTCGCCGGCGGTGTCGAAGCCGACCACCTCGACCTGGCCGGCCTGGACTACCAGTTCGCCAAGGGCATCACCGGCCGCTACTACTTCGCCGACCTCGACGACATCTACAACCAGCACTTCTTCGGCCTGCTCACCAGCCACCAGCTCGGCACTGGCACCCTGAACAGCGATGTGCGCTATATCGTCAGCCGCGACAGCGGTGCAGCGAACGCCGGCAAGGTGGACAACCAGGCCTTCAACGCCATGCTCAGCTACGGCCTGGGCAGCCACAAGTTCGGCCTGGGCTTCCAGAAAATGGGCGGCGACACCGGCTACGCCTACATCGACGGCAGCGACCCCTTCCTGGTCAACTTCGTGCAGATCAACGACTTCGCCAACGCCGACGAGCGCTCCTGGCAAGCCCGTTACGACTACAACTTCGCCAGCGTTGGCGTGCCCGGCCTGACCTTCATGACCCGCTACATCCGCGGCGACGATGCGCAGATTGCCGGCAGCGATGATCGTGGTGGCGAATGGGAACGCGACATCGAGTTCAAATACGTGGTGCAGAACGGCCCGCTCAAGGATCTCTACGTGCGCGTACGCAACGCCAGCTTCCGTTCGGACTTCGCCCGCGACGCGGACGAGAACCGCATCATCGTCGGCTACACCCTGCCGATCTGGTAA
- a CDS encoding response regulator, translated as MRILLVEDHPQLAESVALALKGAGWTVDVLHDGVAADLALSSEEYALAILDIGLPRLDGFAVLARLRDRGQTLPVLMLTARGEVKDRVHGLNLGADDYLAKPFELSELEARVKALLRRSVLGGEQVQRCGALAYDLGVRRFTLDGEMLSLTAREQAVLEALIARPGRVMSKEQLAAQVFGLDEEASPDAIEIYVHRLRKKLEGGAVRIVTFRGLGYLLEAVDA; from the coding sequence GTGCGGATTCTGCTGGTCGAAGACCATCCGCAGTTGGCGGAAAGCGTCGCCCTGGCGCTGAAAGGGGCCGGTTGGACGGTGGACGTGCTGCATGACGGCGTGGCTGCCGATCTGGCCCTGTCCAGTGAGGAGTATGCGCTGGCGATCCTCGACATCGGTTTGCCGCGCCTCGATGGCTTTGCCGTGCTGGCACGCCTGCGCGACCGCGGTCAGACCCTGCCGGTGCTGATGCTGACGGCGCGTGGCGAGGTCAAGGACAGGGTGCATGGCCTCAACCTGGGCGCCGACGACTATCTGGCCAAGCCTTTCGAGCTGTCCGAGCTGGAGGCGCGGGTCAAGGCGCTACTGAGGCGCAGCGTGCTCGGTGGCGAGCAGGTGCAGCGCTGTGGCGCGCTGGCTTATGACCTGGGGGTACGTCGCTTCACCCTCGATGGCGAGATGCTCAGCCTTACTGCCCGCGAGCAGGCGGTACTGGAGGCGCTCATCGCCCGGCCTGGGCGGGTGATGAGCAAGGAACAACTGGCGGCGCAGGTATTCGGCCTGGATGAGGAAGCCAGCCCCGATGCCATCGAGATCTACGTGCACCGCCTGCGCAAGAAGCTCGAGGGTGGTGCGGTGCGCATCGTCACCTTCCGCGGCCTGGGCTATCTGCTCGAAGCGGTCGACGCATGA
- a CDS encoding GNAT family N-acetyltransferase, which yields MKVPSNSRRAAAAAAFPTLTTPRFQLREIVQEDIRAIFQGLSHPQVIRYYGVSYATLAATQEQMDWYREQWLEGTGIWWGICRAQAPAELLGACGFNDWEPRHRRAEMGYWLMPEHWRGGVMRECVEAIVSHGFAAMGLHRIEAMVDTDNVASSALLRGLGFSHEGVRRECEYQDGRYISLDNFGLLSQQWVRR from the coding sequence GTGAAGGTGCCGTCGAACAGTCGCCGAGCGGCCGCGGCTGCGGCGTTCCCCACCCTGACCACCCCGCGGTTTCAGTTGCGGGAAATCGTCCAGGAGGATATCCGCGCCATCTTCCAGGGGCTGTCCCATCCGCAGGTGATCCGTTACTACGGGGTGTCCTACGCCACGCTGGCGGCGACCCAGGAGCAGATGGACTGGTACCGCGAGCAGTGGCTCGAAGGCACCGGCATCTGGTGGGGCATCTGCCGCGCGCAGGCACCAGCCGAGCTGCTGGGCGCATGCGGCTTCAATGATTGGGAGCCACGCCACCGGCGCGCCGAGATGGGCTATTGGCTGATGCCCGAACACTGGCGTGGCGGCGTGATGCGCGAGTGCGTCGAGGCCATCGTCAGCCATGGCTTCGCGGCCATGGGTCTGCACCGTATCGAGGCGATGGTCGACACCGACAACGTCGCCAGCAGCGCCTTGCTGCGCGGCCTGGGCTTCAGCCATGAGGGCGTGCGCCGCGAGTGCGAGTATCAGGACGGGCGCTATATCAGCCTGGACAACTTCGGCCTGCTCAGCCAGCAGTGGGTGCGGCGATGA
- a CDS encoding AbrB family transcriptional regulator, producing MPLPRDLWVTPLTGAVGGYLASLAGWPLPWMVGSLLAVILVRCLANRAFSELPGGRKAGQWLVASGIGLHFTSEVLEQVISHFPVIVMGAIGTTLLSLIGIAILRRAGVDRATAFFASMPGGASEMVNLALRHDAQPARVAAAHSLRLLLVVLLIPAIFTWSLPDVPAPTRAPVDWAWLAVLLAAGAVLAMLWGRLKQPNPWMLGPLTVCAVASAAFDLHLGLPAGLGQFGQWLIGCALGCHFDRAFFRSAPGFLARVLAFTLLAMLTAALLGEALGWLAGEDHLSLMLGMMPGGITELCLTAEALQLSVALVTALQVLRLFLVMFLAEPLFKLWCKNHV from the coding sequence ATGCCGCTACCGCGTGACCTGTGGGTAACGCCGCTGACCGGAGCGGTCGGCGGTTACCTGGCCAGCCTTGCCGGCTGGCCTTTGCCGTGGATGGTCGGTTCCTTGCTGGCGGTGATCCTCGTGCGCTGCCTGGCCAACCGCGCCTTCAGTGAACTGCCGGGCGGGCGCAAGGCCGGCCAATGGCTGGTGGCCAGCGGCATCGGCTTGCACTTCACCAGCGAAGTGCTGGAACAGGTCATCAGTCATTTCCCGGTGATCGTCATGGGTGCCATCGGCACCACCCTGCTCAGCCTGATCGGCATTGCCATCCTGCGCCGTGCCGGCGTCGACCGCGCCACGGCCTTCTTCGCCAGCATGCCCGGTGGCGCCAGCGAGATGGTCAACCTGGCGCTGCGCCACGACGCGCAACCGGCCCGGGTGGCCGCCGCGCACAGCCTACGCCTGCTGCTGGTGGTGCTGTTGATTCCGGCCATCTTCACCTGGAGCCTGCCGGACGTTCCCGCGCCGACGCGCGCCCCCGTGGACTGGGCGTGGCTCGCCGTGTTGCTGGCGGCCGGCGCCGTGCTGGCGATGCTGTGGGGCCGCCTGAAACAACCCAACCCCTGGATGCTCGGCCCGCTGACCGTCTGCGCCGTGGCCAGTGCCGCCTTCGACCTGCACCTGGGGCTGCCAGCAGGCCTGGGCCAGTTCGGCCAGTGGTTGATCGGCTGCGCCCTGGGCTGCCACTTCGACCGCGCCTTCTTCCGCAGCGCGCCGGGCTTTCTCGCCCGCGTGCTGGCCTTCACCCTGCTGGCCATGCTCACCGCCGCCCTGCTCGGCGAAGCGCTGGGCTGGCTGGCCGGCGAGGATCATCTGTCGCTGATGCTGGGCATGATGCCCGGCGGCATCACCGAGCTGTGCCTGACCGCCGAGGCCCTGCAATTGTCTGTGGCACTGGTCACCGCGTTGCAGGTGCTGCGATTGTTCCTGGTGATGTTTCTCGCCGAACCCTTATTCAAGCTCTGGTGCAAGAACCACGTTTAG
- a CDS encoding tripartite tricarboxylate transporter permease — translation METLNFLMQGFGVATQPQNLLVALFGAFVGTVVGLLPGLGPINGVALLLPLAFALGLPPETALILLAAVYLGCEYGGRISAILLNVPGDAAAIMTTLDGYPLARQGKAGIALSLSAVSSFIGSMIATCGVVLFAPLLAKWAVAFGPAEYFVLMVFAIACLGGMVGDKPVKTLMSALIGLALATVGVDSTTGVYRFTFDSVSLSDGIQFVIVVIGLFSVSEILLMLEKTHTGQAAVKASGRLLFNFKEFCFAFWTMIRSALTGFVIGTLPGAGATIASAMTYMTEKRMAGDKGRFGEGDLRGLAAPEAANNASACGSLIPMLTLGVPGSGTTAVMIGALTLYNITPGPLLFEQQPDVVWGLIASLFIGNIILLVMNIPLVGLFSRMLAVPNWILVPAITAVSLVGVYAVHSTTFDLVLMVLLGVFGYILRKLDFPLSSLILGFVLGEMMEDNLRRALSISAGELSILWSSPITLALWGLTVLMLALPGIRWMRRRKQRKAQADAATA, via the coding sequence ATGGAAACCCTTAACTTCCTCATGCAGGGCTTTGGCGTCGCCACGCAGCCGCAGAACCTGCTGGTGGCGCTGTTCGGCGCTTTCGTCGGCACCGTGGTCGGCCTGCTGCCGGGCCTGGGCCCGATCAATGGCGTGGCGCTGCTGCTGCCGCTGGCCTTCGCCCTCGGCCTGCCACCGGAAACCGCGCTGATCCTGCTCGCCGCCGTGTACCTGGGTTGCGAATACGGTGGCCGTATTTCCGCCATCCTGCTCAACGTGCCGGGCGACGCCGCAGCCATCATGACCACCCTCGACGGCTACCCGCTGGCACGTCAGGGCAAGGCCGGCATCGCCCTGTCGCTGTCCGCAGTCAGCTCCTTCATCGGCAGCATGATCGCCACCTGCGGCGTGGTGCTGTTCGCCCCATTGCTGGCGAAATGGGCGGTAGCCTTCGGCCCGGCCGAATACTTCGTGCTGATGGTCTTCGCCATCGCCTGCCTCGGCGGCATGGTCGGCGACAAGCCGGTCAAGACCCTGATGTCGGCGCTGATCGGCCTGGCCCTGGCCACCGTCGGCGTGGACTCGACCACCGGCGTATACCGCTTCACCTTCGACAGCGTCAGCCTGTCCGACGGCATCCAGTTCGTCATCGTGGTGATCGGCCTGTTCAGCGTCAGCGAAATCCTCCTGATGCTGGAGAAGACCCACACCGGTCAGGCAGCGGTGAAGGCCAGCGGTCGTCTGCTGTTCAACTTCAAGGAATTCTGCTTCGCCTTCTGGACCATGATCCGCAGCGCCCTGACCGGTTTCGTCATCGGCACCCTGCCGGGTGCCGGCGCCACCATCGCCAGTGCCATGACCTACATGACCGAAAAGCGCATGGCCGGCGACAAGGGCCGCTTCGGCGAGGGTGACCTGCGTGGCCTGGCCGCGCCAGAAGCCGCCAACAACGCCTCGGCGTGCGGCTCGCTGATCCCCATGCTGACCCTCGGTGTACCCGGCTCGGGCACCACCGCGGTGATGATCGGCGCCCTGACCCTGTACAACATCACCCCGGGCCCGCTGCTGTTCGAGCAGCAACCGGATGTGGTCTGGGGCCTGATCGCCTCGCTGTTCATCGGCAACATCATCCTGCTGGTGATGAACATTCCGCTGGTCGGCCTGTTCTCGCGCATGCTCGCCGTGCCGAACTGGATTCTGGTGCCGGCCATCACCGCCGTCAGCCTGGTAGGCGTGTATGCCGTGCATAGCACCACCTTCGACCTGGTGCTGATGGTACTGCTTGGCGTGTTCGGCTACATCCTGCGCAAGCTGGACTTCCCGCTGTCCTCGCTGATCCTCGGCTTCGTCCTCGGCGAGATGATGGAAGACAACCTGCGCCGCGCCCTGTCGATCTCCGCTGGTGAGCTGTCGATCCTCTGGAGCAGCCCGATCACCCTGGCGCTGTGGGGTCTGACCGTACTGATGCTGGCCCTGCCGGGCATCCGCTGGATGCGTCGGCGCAAGCAACGCAAGGCACAGGCTGATGCCGCTACCGCGTGA
- a CDS encoding Bug family tripartite tricarboxylate transporter substrate binding protein: MKSMLTRAALATACLAFAGQLLAAEPKRPECIAPAKPGGGFDLTCKLAQSGLKDSGLLKAPMRVTYMPGGVGAVAYNAVVAQRAKDPGTITAFSSGSLLNLAQGKFGRYDENAVRWLAAIGTDYGAITVREDAPWKTLNDLVDALKKDPSSVVFGAGATIGGQDWMQTALIARAAGIDPKNLRYVAFEGGGETLTAMLGNHVQVTSSGLGEVTPQLAAGKVRILAVLSDERLPGKLSNIPTAKEQGFDISWPVIRGFYMGPEVPDEDFNWWKGQFDKMLARDDFATLREQRDLFPLSMTGEELDAFVHKQVQDYKALAGEFGLIQ, translated from the coding sequence ATGAAATCCATGCTGACCCGCGCCGCATTGGCGACTGCCTGCCTGGCCTTCGCCGGCCAACTGCTGGCCGCCGAGCCCAAGCGCCCCGAGTGCATCGCCCCGGCCAAGCCCGGTGGTGGTTTCGACCTGACCTGCAAGCTGGCCCAGAGCGGCCTGAAGGACAGCGGCCTGCTCAAGGCGCCGATGCGCGTCACCTACATGCCGGGCGGCGTCGGCGCCGTGGCCTACAACGCCGTGGTTGCTCAGCGCGCCAAGGATCCGGGCACCATCACCGCCTTCTCCTCGGGCTCGCTGCTCAACCTGGCTCAGGGCAAGTTCGGTCGCTACGACGAAAATGCCGTGCGCTGGCTGGCGGCCATCGGCACCGACTACGGCGCCATCACCGTGCGTGAAGACGCGCCCTGGAAGACCCTCAACGACCTGGTCGATGCGCTGAAGAAAGACCCGAGCAGCGTGGTATTCGGCGCCGGCGCCACCATCGGTGGCCAGGACTGGATGCAAACCGCGCTGATCGCCCGTGCTGCCGGCATCGACCCGAAGAACCTGCGCTACGTCGCCTTCGAGGGCGGTGGTGAAACCCTCACCGCCATGCTCGGCAACCACGTCCAGGTGACCTCCAGCGGCCTCGGTGAAGTGACCCCGCAACTGGCTGCCGGCAAGGTGCGCATCCTCGCCGTGCTGTCCGACGAGCGCCTGCCGGGCAAGCTGTCCAACATCCCCACCGCCAAGGAACAGGGCTTCGACATCAGCTGGCCGGTGATCCGTGGCTTCTACATGGGCCCGGAAGTACCCGACGAAGACTTCAACTGGTGGAAAGGCCAGTTCGACAAGATGCTGGCCCGCGACGACTTCGCCACCCTGCGCGAACAGCGTGACCTGTTCCCGCTGTCGATGACCGGTGAAGAACTGGACGCCTTCGTGCACAAGCAAGTGCAGGACTACAAGGCCCTGGCCGGCGAGTTCGGTCTGATCCAGTAA
- a CDS encoding winged helix-turn-helix domain-containing protein, whose translation MEREGWQILIVEDDQRLAQLTQEYLEGNGLRVSIEADGGRAAARILAEQPDLVVLDLMLPGEDGLSICRKVRDGYKGPILMLTARTDDMDQVLGLEMGADDYVCKPVRPRVLLARIRALLRRREGSEAEREDGEPRRLQFGPLAIDKAMREAWLGDQGIELTSAEFDLLWLLAVNAGRILSREEIFNALRGIEYDGQDRSIDVRISRIRPKIGDDPMHPRLIKTVRSKGYLFVREAAEGLS comes from the coding sequence GTGGAACGAGAAGGGTGGCAGATCCTCATTGTCGAGGATGATCAGCGCCTGGCGCAGTTGACCCAGGAGTACCTGGAGGGCAACGGCCTGCGCGTGAGCATCGAGGCCGACGGCGGCCGTGCGGCGGCGCGCATTCTGGCCGAGCAGCCGGATCTGGTGGTGCTCGACCTGATGCTGCCAGGCGAGGACGGCCTGAGCATCTGCCGCAAGGTACGCGACGGCTACAAGGGGCCGATCCTGATGCTGACTGCCCGCACCGATGACATGGATCAGGTGCTCGGCCTGGAGATGGGCGCGGACGATTACGTGTGCAAGCCGGTACGCCCGCGTGTACTGCTGGCACGCATTCGCGCATTGTTGCGCCGCCGCGAAGGCAGCGAGGCCGAACGTGAGGATGGCGAGCCGCGCCGCCTGCAGTTCGGCCCGCTGGCCATCGACAAGGCGATGCGTGAGGCCTGGTTGGGCGACCAGGGCATCGAGCTGACCAGCGCCGAGTTCGATCTGCTCTGGCTGTTGGCGGTCAATGCCGGGCGCATCCTCTCCCGCGAGGAAATCTTCAACGCCCTGCGTGGCATCGAATACGATGGCCAGGATCGCTCCATTGATGTGCGTATCTCGCGTATCCGCCCCAAGATCGGTGATGACCCGATGCACCCACGGCTGATCAAGACGGTACGCAGCAAGGGCTACCTGTTCGTACGGGAGGCGGCCGAGGGGCTGTCGTGA
- a CDS encoding 4'-phosphopantetheinyl transferase family protein, with the protein MNDHNPACCTALDAHDPLPRPLAGSHLISTRFDPALLQADDFQRCGITPVPGVAKRQSEYLAGRLCAREALRRLTGQASVPAVGSDRAPQWPQGVAGSITHGDGWAAALVAHQAQWRGIGLDVEQLLPAERALRLQGEILTEGELQRLQGLDDDTRALRISLTFSLKESLFKALYPLTLTRFYFHDAELLEIDKHSARLHLLTDLNHEWRHGTELDGQFALFEGMVLSLVAVAAG; encoded by the coding sequence ATGAACGACCATAACCCCGCCTGCTGCACCGCGCTCGACGCGCATGACCCGCTGCCCCGCCCACTGGCTGGCAGCCACCTGATCAGCACCCGCTTCGACCCCGCCCTGCTGCAGGCCGATGACTTCCAGCGCTGCGGCATCACGCCGGTGCCGGGCGTGGCCAAGCGTCAGAGCGAATACCTGGCAGGTCGCCTCTGCGCCCGCGAGGCCCTGCGCCGGCTGACCGGCCAGGCCAGCGTGCCGGCGGTCGGCAGCGACCGCGCGCCGCAATGGCCACAGGGTGTGGCCGGCTCCATCACCCATGGCGATGGCTGGGCTGCCGCGCTGGTGGCCCATCAGGCGCAGTGGCGTGGCATCGGCCTGGACGTGGAACAGCTACTGCCGGCCGAGCGAGCGCTGCGCCTGCAGGGTGAGATCCTCACCGAGGGCGAGTTGCAGCGCCTGCAGGGCCTCGACGACGACACCCGCGCCCTGCGCATCAGCCTGACCTTCTCGCTCAAGGAAAGCCTGTTCAAGGCCCTTTACCCGCTGACCCTGACGCGCTTCTATTTCCACGATGCCGAGCTGCTGGAGATCGACAAACACAGCGCACGTCTGCACCTACTGACCGACCTGAACCACGAATGGCGGCATGGCACCGAGCTGGACGGCCAGTTCGCCCTGTTCGAGGGCATGGTGCTGAGCCTGGTGGCAGTGGCGGCCGGATAG
- a CDS encoding tripartite tricarboxylate transporter TctB family protein encodes MYVRLFSAIWLLLCAWLAVVAWGFQAPFAYDPVGPRAYPLLLLGLMGAGSLWLVFKPGMLDQRLDIPTALRSALCIAVLLVYALTFEPLGFVLSTALSTFLLGLLFTGRLVPCLISAVLMGVLLYVLFDLLLDVPLPLGLLEAFVES; translated from the coding sequence ATGTACGTCCGCCTGTTCTCCGCGATCTGGTTGCTGCTGTGCGCCTGGCTCGCTGTCGTCGCCTGGGGCTTCCAGGCCCCCTTCGCCTACGACCCGGTCGGCCCGCGCGCTTACCCATTGCTGCTGCTCGGCCTGATGGGCGCCGGCAGCCTGTGGCTGGTGTTCAAGCCCGGCATGCTCGATCAACGCCTGGATATTCCCACCGCCCTACGCAGCGCCCTGTGCATCGCCGTGCTGCTGGTCTATGCGCTGACCTTCGAGCCCCTCGGCTTCGTACTCAGCACGGCCCTGTCGACCTTCCTGCTCGGTCTGCTGTTCACCGGCCGCCTCGTTCCCTGCCTGATCAGCGCTGTGCTGATGGGCGTGTTGCTGTACGTATTGTTCGATCTGCTGCTGGACGTGCCCCTGCCGCTCGGCCTGCTTGAAGCCTTCGTGGAGAGCTGA
- a CDS encoding ATP-binding protein, whose amino-acid sequence MNSIFLRIYGGMLAALVLVALLGVGTLHLVNEVRSDQYREGLARGTFRLMADNLKSMDEVERRRALVVWSRLLGIPLQLQVLDEAQLDSRERKQMQRGNVLVRQTGPHSARVYALLEGKAPLLLTGEVQQISEQLARATNYLLIDELIRYPVAEQPQRLAELKEAKQFGFDLHLVRLEDARLDLDQRRRIDEGDTVMALGRGGDSIYVFSGIVDTPWVLEIGPLYQMNPYPPQLLVLIGALGLSLIGLIVYLLVRSLEQRLRVLESAATHIASGRLDARVPTRGADSVGRLASSFNAMAEHLQSSLSTQRELVRAVSHELRTPVARLRFGLEMIADAESDKARRKYMDGMDSDIQDLDKLVDEMLTYARLEQGSPALNFQQVELCGLIDQVIEELAPLRGSVQVQRAPLVSVLGEDSCWVEAEPRYLHRALQNLVSNAMRYAEGRVLISCRLGHKRCRIDVEDDGPGVPQEAWERLFSPFLRLDDSRTRASGGHGLGLSIVRRIIYWHGGRAQIGQSETLGGARFSLVWPRRQGE is encoded by the coding sequence ATGAACTCCATCTTCCTGCGCATCTACGGCGGCATGCTCGCCGCTCTGGTGCTGGTGGCTCTGCTTGGCGTGGGTACGCTGCATCTGGTCAACGAAGTGCGCAGCGACCAGTATCGCGAGGGCCTGGCGCGCGGCACCTTCCGCCTGATGGCCGACAACCTGAAGAGCATGGACGAGGTGGAGCGGCGCCGTGCGCTAGTGGTCTGGTCGCGGCTGTTGGGCATTCCCCTGCAGCTACAGGTGCTGGACGAAGCGCAGCTAGACAGCCGCGAGCGCAAGCAAATGCAGCGCGGTAACGTGCTGGTGCGCCAGACCGGGCCGCATTCGGCGAGGGTCTATGCCTTGCTTGAGGGCAAGGCGCCGCTGCTGTTGACCGGCGAAGTGCAGCAGATCAGCGAGCAACTGGCGCGGGCCACCAATTACCTGCTGATCGACGAGCTGATCCGTTACCCGGTGGCGGAGCAGCCGCAGCGCCTGGCCGAGCTCAAGGAAGCCAAGCAGTTTGGCTTCGACCTGCATCTGGTGCGCCTGGAGGACGCGCGGCTCGACCTCGATCAACGCCGCCGCATCGATGAAGGCGATACGGTGATGGCGCTGGGCCGCGGCGGTGATTCCATCTATGTGTTCTCCGGCATCGTCGACACCCCCTGGGTGCTGGAGATCGGCCCGCTGTACCAGATGAACCCCTATCCGCCGCAACTGCTGGTGCTGATCGGGGCCCTGGGCCTGAGCCTGATCGGCCTGATCGTCTACCTGCTGGTGCGCTCTCTGGAGCAGCGCCTGCGGGTGCTGGAGAGCGCCGCCACGCATATCGCCAGTGGCCGCCTGGACGCCCGTGTGCCGACCCGTGGCGCCGACTCGGTCGGGCGCCTGGCCAGTAGCTTCAACGCCATGGCCGAACACCTGCAGAGCTCACTGAGCACCCAGCGTGAGCTGGTACGCGCGGTGTCCCACGAGCTGCGCACGCCGGTGGCGCGCCTGCGCTTCGGCCTGGAGATGATCGCCGATGCCGAGAGCGACAAGGCGCGGCGCAAGTACATGGATGGCATGGACAGCGACATTCAGGATCTCGACAAGCTGGTCGACGAGATGCTCACCTACGCCCGCCTGGAGCAGGGCTCGCCGGCGTTGAACTTCCAGCAGGTGGAGCTCTGCGGCCTGATCGATCAGGTGATCGAGGAGCTGGCACCGCTGCGGGGCAGCGTGCAGGTTCAGCGAGCGCCACTGGTCAGCGTGCTCGGCGAGGACAGTTGCTGGGTCGAGGCCGAGCCGCGCTACCTGCACCGGGCGTTGCAGAACCTGGTGAGCAATGCCATGCGCTACGCCGAGGGGCGGGTGCTGATCAGTTGCCGCCTGGGCCACAAGCGTTGCCGCATCGACGTCGAGGACGATGGCCCAGGGGTACCGCAGGAGGCCTGGGAGCGCCTGTTCAGCCCCTTCCTGCGCCTGGACGACAGCCGCACGCGGGCTTCGGGTGGGCATGGCCTGGGCCTGTCCATCGTGCGCAGGATCATCTACTGGCATGGCGGGCGGGCGCAGATCGGCCAGAGTGAGACGTTGGGCGGCGCCCGTTTCAGTCTGGTGTGGCCACGTCGTCAGGGTGAGTAG